From the genome of Phlebotomus papatasi isolate M1 chromosome 2, Ppap_2.1, whole genome shotgun sequence:
gtaaattttttttagtacacggtaaaaacttttggacactgaccaaaatattggaacaagtcttccttggaacaaatttttttggaatcaatttgtacctagagaaaatatttgtttgttccaaaaagttttctttacagttttgctacgaaatatagttaatattttgtaagttttcttttggaaccgttttgatacggtggaatgtctacaaatttgagttgacttcgttttatacaaatttgttactGCAGTCTTCCCTTAAGAAGAAGAGTTTTTTATTCTCGGTTGAaatttcccatccgacgatcaccggattattgtcaaaaaaaggtgtctttttgtttctcctagaagatacaaatttattccaaaaattttccgtgttcgtggacgagctaattttttgaacaaatatgtgccgaaattttttaccgtacTTATTTGTTCACATGATCTTCTGCATAATTGACTTAACTATGTATTGGTTTCATTCacaactgtttggtggttttacaACATGGCGAGAACCAAGTTACAACAGTCGAGataagaaccaacacaaaaaagtcgataatacagaagcatttgagaacagtagcgtgttaaaaaaacatgttcatttttcattggaatagcaccaaaTGTTctactgaacattttttagcacataaccgttctcaagtgtttctgcattatcgacttttctttgtgttggttcctgtctcgactgtttcctCCAGTTTTCGTCGTGTTCTAACAGTCGTGACAGGTACTAAGTCGTTTATGTAGAGAAGCACTTGAGATCAGTAAAGTACTAATAAAAATGTTCTGGACGTTCTGGAGATAGATTTCCCTTTTTCCTTTTTCGTTGGAATCAAAAATGTAATCAACTGACCTGAGAGAAGTTGTCTTCGCTCTCTCCGGTATCGAAACGAGCCACATCCCCGCTGACTTTGTAGGGAGGTTGGAGCTTAAGGACACGTGGGTAGGGCTCAGGTCCACCGAAGGAATTGGGATAGTAGTTAGGAGCACCATTGCAATTATCTGTAAAATTCATAGGTCCATCGCGCTGATAGTGCTTGGGATTGCCGCGATAAGGACAATTTATCGGTAGCTGAAGGTGATTGGGACCAACGCGATAGCGTTGGGTGTCACCATATGAGAACAGTCTTCCCTGGAGAATCTTATCAGGTGATGCTTCAATTCCTGGCACAAAATGTGCTGGATTGAAGGCAATTTGTTCAACATCAACAAAATAGTTCTTGGGATTGCGATCCAGCACAATTTTTCCCACCTTGATCAACGGATACTCAGACTGTGGCCAAATTTTCGTCACATCAAATGGACTGTGTTTAAACTTTTCACCCTGTTCCATGGTCATTGCTTGAATATAAAATGTCCAGCTGGGGAAATTACCCTTGGCAATAGCATTGTACAGATCCCTGGTAGAATAATCGGGATCCTTTGCTGCAAGCTCAAGAGCTCGATCTGGAGGCAAATTCCTAATTCCCTGATCAGT
Proteins encoded in this window:
- the LOC129804739 gene encoding catalase-like, producing the protein MFWDFISLRPETTHQTCFLFSDRGIPDGYRHMNGYGSNTFKTINAKGEEFWVKFHYKTDQGIRNLPPDRALELAAKDPDYSTRDLYNAIAKGNFPSWTFYIQAMTMEQGEKFKHSPFDVTKIWPQSEYPLIKVGKIVLDRNPKNYFVDVEQIAFNPAHFVPGIEASPDKILQGRLFSYGDTQRYRVGPNHLQLPINCPYRGNPKHYQRDGPMNFTDNCNGAPNYYPNSFGGPEPYPRVLKLQPPYKVSGDVARFDTGESEDNFSQVTDFYRRVLSPDHRVRLAENIANHLKDASAFIQERAIKNFEKVDLSFGEKISELIKMHERKKWANLYQ